A DNA window from Purpureocillium takamizusanense chromosome 9, complete sequence contains the following coding sequences:
- a CDS encoding uncharacterized protein (COG:S~EggNog:ENOG503P3MJ) produces the protein MAFWVLGGGESSLPRAQDVSPPPHLQQWQQQHRGRDASGQASHLDRGLRGGGEATAGGVSFGSGQYYEDEDTPVKRSRTLPWTVSGGQDYMSRYAVHNNHHRHQHRQAHERHQYSRHPDNSAPLSPDLRHSVPVNNLAFLVIREGDSSPLNQVPSPTPSPEPPQLLFRSTSDHRNDAIHFGTGMTEPISRPGTAPCPMAAMPMERTESGLSISSSASAGDSLSDTDFPLPPGVTLLSDHSAAQLVRSHIASFRRRFPDSQHERILRALISPRTRGTDWPLDNDALRSIFSAANELFFASRLTRRVTWDWSHPDWGQYESHIVGTTAVRPCARLGGWETLIVLSSPILRDTKYNRRLLISTFLHEMIHSFMFVMCGLKAREAGGHTYGFRQIAAIIDEWAGREYLRMSDMEADLERFRGDVSSNTDEVGTSQAKAMTAEQRRAGGGRDEFLMQPISLCQHDGQHIQHDGHDHHFGHQKYDQAAYGDWQWQPHEDFGARDPPTSSGLSYVY, from the coding sequence ATGGCCTTTTGGGTGCTCGGCGGGGGCGAGAGCAGCCTCCCTCGGGCCCAGGATGTCTCTCCTCCCCCGCATCTTcagcagtggcagcagcaacatcgCGGTCGCGATGCTTCAGGACAGGCTTCACACCTCGATCGTGGCTTgagaggcggcggggaggctaccgctggcggcgtcagcTTCGGCTCAGGTCAATACTACGAGGATGAGGACACTCCGGTGAAAAGGTCGAGGACGTTACCGTGGACGGTGAGCGGTGGCCAAGACTACATGAGCAGATATGCCGTCCACAACaaccaccatcgtcatcaacaCCGGCAAGCCCACGAACGGCATCAGTACAGCCGGCATCCTGACAACTCGGCGCCCCTTTCTCCCGACCTCCGCCACTCCGTACCCGTCAACAATCTCGCTTTTCTCGTCATTCGCGAAGGCGATTCCTCTCCGCTCAATCAAGTACCGTCTCCAACTCCCTCTCCCGAACCGCCACAGCTCCTCTTCCGCTCGACGTCCGACCACAGAAATGATGCCATTCACTTTGGTACCGGCATGACAGAGCCCATCTCCAGGCCAGGCACTGCGCCCTGCCCGATGGCTGCAATGCCAATGGAACGCACAGAGTCGGGCCTTTCCATTTCatcgtccgcgtccgccggTGATTCTCTCTCCGATACGGACTTCCCCCTACCTCCCGGCGTCACTCTGCTCTCTGATCACTCTGCTGCGCAGCTTGTCCGTAGCCACATCGCCTCTTTCCGCCGTCGCTTCCCCGATTCGCAACACGAGCGCATTCTTCGGGCACTCATATCCCCTCGCACACGAGGTACCGACTGGCCTCTTGACAATGACGCGCTACGCAGCATCTTCAGCGCTGCCAACGAGCTCTTCTTCGCCAGTCGCCTAACCCGTCGCGTGACGTGGGACTGGAGCCATCCAGATTGGGGTCAGTATGAGAGTCACATCGTGGGTACCACGGCCGTGCGCCCTTGCGCGCGGCTGGGCGGTTGGGAAACCTTGATTGTGCTATCCTCACCCATCTTGCGCGACACAAAGTACAACAGGAGGCTGCTCATTTCGACCTTCCTCCACGAGATGATCCACAGTTTCATGTTTGTCATGTGTGGGCTCAAGGCCCgtgaggcgggcggccacaCGTACGGATTCCGTCAGAttgccgccatcatcgatgagtgggcaggcagggagtACCTGCGGATGAGCGACATGGAGGCTGATTTGGAGCGCTTCCGCGGTGACGTGTCCTCAAATACGGATGAAGTCGGCACCAGCCAGGCGAAGGCAATGACAGCAGAAcagcgccgtgccggcggagggagggacgaGTTTCTCATGCAGCCGATATCGCTGTGTCAACACGACGGCCAACACATTCAgcacgacggccacgaccaccatTTCGGTCATCAGAAATACGACCAGGCAGCCTATGGAGATTGGCAGTGGCAGCCGCACGAGGATTTTGGGGCGCGCGATCCACCAACGTCCTCGGGCTTGTCATACGTTTACTGA
- a CDS encoding uncharacterized protein (EggNog:ENOG503NVN9~COG:S~TransMembrane:9 (n11-22c27/28o51-73i85-102o108-126i146-167o187-209i338-358o364-383i395-415o466-489i)) — MPQRTRSKPKLPVQQLAILAVARFAEPLAYTSVFPYLPEMIRDFGIEQNQVAKWAGFTSAMFSVAQAVAAVPWGKAADRFGRKPILLCGLISTMLGFIVWGMSTSLAMAITVRAFIGGGNGNVGIIRTMVAEMVPEKELQPRAFSVMPLVWSLGSVLGPAFGGFFAQPARQYPDVFGNIEYFKHFPYALPNLIATVFFLISAASAALFLKETLASKRDRKDWGLLVGERVSRAFSRNAGHTHRRRTSFVDGEATAPLVPSKVQPPRKLEDGPAPGFKDVFTRQTVINLAAYTFLALHSVAYDQNITVFLNHPVMEHTPENTKLPFYFNGGFGLKSGKIGTIFTIYGITCGLIQFILYPPLVHRYGVLHCFRVCCVMLPFVYFLTPYTSLFPTENGRLAALMAVMIFKAFAIIVAFPSTTILLTNSCTSLRILGTLNGFATACSGIGRALGPSLTGMAFTWGADHGYIISAYFFLGFFAILGAIPAFMIVEGDGPTAASADNSDSDDGEEETLVDSAAAAFLDESAVVDDSDDDDIDDDARATAPLLGNKKQKNTTTYQAINGGSR, encoded by the exons atgccgcaaCGGACGCGGTCCAAGCCAAAGCTGCCAGTGCAGCAGCTGGCTATCCTAG CTGTCGCGCGCTTCGCCGAGCCCCTGGCATACACGTCCGTCTTCCCGTATCTGCCAGAGATGATTCGGGACTTCGGTATCGAGCAAAACCAGGTCGCCAAGTGGGCCGGCTTCACGTCCGCCATGTTCTCAGTagcccaggccgtcgccgcggtccCCTGGGGCAAAGCCGCCGACCGCTTCGGCCGCAAGCCTATCCTGCTGTGCGGCCTCATCAGCACCATGCTGGGCTTCATCGTCTGGGGCATGTCCACCAGCCTCGCCATGGCAATTACCGTGCGGGCCTttatcggcggcggcaacggcaacg TCGGCATCATCAGAACAATGGTGGCTGAGATGGTCCCTGAAAAGGAGCTCCAACCCAGGGCCTTCTCCGTGATGCCTCTGGTGTGGTCTCTTGGCTCCGTCCTGGGCCCGGCCTTTGGTGGCTTCTTCGCCCAGCCCGCGAGGCAATACCCAGATGTGTTTGGCAACATCGAGTACTTCAAACACTTCCCTTACGCTCTGCCCAACCTGATAGccaccgtcttcttcctcatctCTGCTGCTAGCGCCGCCCTTTTTCTCAAA GAAACCCTGGCCTCGAAACGCGACCGCAAGGACTGGGGTCTTTTAGTCGGTGAACGTGTCTCCCGCGCGTTTAGTAGAAACGCGGGACACACGCACCGGAGGAGGACCTCgtttgtcgacggcgaagccacggcgccgctcgtcccGAGCAAGGtccagccgccgaggaagctCGAGGATGGGCCGGCCCCCGGGTTCAAGGACGTCTTCACCCGCCAGACGGTCATCAACCTGGCCGCTTACACCTTTCTTGCCCTTCACTCCGTCGCCTACGACCAGAACATCACCGTTTTCCTCAACCACCCGGTCATGGAGCACACCCCCGAGAACACCAAGCTCCCCTTCTACTTCAACGGTGGATTTGGCCTCAAGTCGGGCAAGATCGGCACCATTTTCACAATCTACGGAATCACCTGCGGGCTCATCCAGTTCATTCTGTATCCGCCCTTGGTGCACCGCTACGGCGTGCTGCACTGCTTCCGAGTGTGCT GCGTCATGCTGCCGTTTGTCTACTTTCTGACGCCTTACACCTCGCTGTTCCCCACGGAAAACGGCCGACTCGCGGCGCTGATGGCCGTCATGATCTTCAAGGCCtttgccatcatcgtcgccttcCCCTCGACGACCATCCTCCTGACAAACTCGTGCACGTCGCTCCGCATCCTCGGCACGCTCAACGGCTTcgccacggcctgcagcggcatcggccgcgccctcggccccAGCCTCACGGGCATGGCCTTCACCTGGGGCGCCGACCACGGCTACATCATCTCTGCGTACTTTTTcctcggcttcttcgccatCCTGGGCGCCATACCCGCCTTCATGattgtcgagggcgacggtcccaccgcggcgtcggcggacaACAGCGACTcagacgatggcgaggaggagactCTTGTCGACagtgcggccgccgcctttttGGACGAGTCGGCCGTGGTggacgactcggacgatgatgacatcgatgatgatgctcgAGCCACCGCCCCGCTTCTCGGAAACAAGAAACAGAAGAACACGACTACGTACCAGGCCATTAACGGCGGAAGCAGGTAG
- a CDS encoding uncharacterized protein (EggNog:ENOG503NVN9~TransMembrane:9 (o12-34i46-63o69-87i107-128o148-170i299-319o325-344i356-376o427-450i)~COG:S): protein MIRDFGIEQNQVAKWAGFTSAMFSVAQAVAAVPWGKAADRFGRKPILLCGLISTMLGFIVWGMSTSLAMAITVRAFIGGGNGNVGIIRTMVAEMVPEKELQPRAFSVMPLVWSLGSVLGPAFGGFFAQPARQYPDVFGNIEYFKHFPYALPNLIATVFFLISAASAALFLKETLASKRDRKDWGLLVGERVSRAFSRNAGHTHRRRTSFVDGEATAPLVPSKVQPPRKLEDGPAPGFKDVFTRQTVINLAAYTFLALHSVAYDQNITVFLNHPVMEHTPENTKLPFYFNGGFGLKSGKIGTIFTIYGITCGLIQFILYPPLVHRYGVLHCFRVCCVMLPFVYFLTPYTSLFPTENGRLAALMAVMIFKAFAIIVAFPSTTILLTNSCTSLRILGTLNGFATACSGIGRALGPSLTGMAFTWGADHGYIISAYFFLGFFAILGAIPAFMIVEGDGPTAASADNSDSDDGEEETLVDSAAAAFLDESAVVDDSDDDDIDDDARATAPLLGNKKQKNTTTYQAINGGSR, encoded by the exons ATGATTCGGGACTTCGGTATCGAGCAAAACCAGGTCGCCAAGTGGGCCGGCTTCACGTCCGCCATGTTCTCAGTagcccaggccgtcgccgcggtccCCTGGGGCAAAGCCGCCGACCGCTTCGGCCGCAAGCCTATCCTGCTGTGCGGCCTCATCAGCACCATGCTGGGCTTCATCGTCTGGGGCATGTCCACCAGCCTCGCCATGGCAATTACCGTGCGGGCCTttatcggcggcggcaacggcaacg TCGGCATCATCAGAACAATGGTGGCTGAGATGGTCCCTGAAAAGGAGCTCCAACCCAGGGCCTTCTCCGTGATGCCTCTGGTGTGGTCTCTTGGCTCCGTCCTGGGCCCGGCCTTTGGTGGCTTCTTCGCCCAGCCCGCGAGGCAATACCCAGATGTGTTTGGCAACATCGAGTACTTCAAACACTTCCCTTACGCTCTGCCCAACCTGATAGccaccgtcttcttcctcatctCTGCTGCTAGCGCCGCCCTTTTTCTCAAA GAAACCCTGGCCTCGAAACGCGACCGCAAGGACTGGGGTCTTTTAGTCGGTGAACGTGTCTCCCGCGCGTTTAGTAGAAACGCGGGACACACGCACCGGAGGAGGACCTCgtttgtcgacggcgaagccacggcgccgctcgtcccGAGCAAGGtccagccgccgaggaagctCGAGGATGGGCCGGCCCCCGGGTTCAAGGACGTCTTCACCCGCCAGACGGTCATCAACCTGGCCGCTTACACCTTTCTTGCCCTTCACTCCGTCGCCTACGACCAGAACATCACCGTTTTCCTCAACCACCCGGTCATGGAGCACACCCCCGAGAACACCAAGCTCCCCTTCTACTTCAACGGTGGATTTGGCCTCAAGTCGGGCAAGATCGGCACCATTTTCACAATCTACGGAATCACCTGCGGGCTCATCCAGTTCATTCTGTATCCGCCCTTGGTGCACCGCTACGGCGTGCTGCACTGCTTCCGAGTGTGCT GCGTCATGCTGCCGTTTGTCTACTTTCTGACGCCTTACACCTCGCTGTTCCCCACGGAAAACGGCCGACTCGCGGCGCTGATGGCCGTCATGATCTTCAAGGCCtttgccatcatcgtcgccttcCCCTCGACGACCATCCTCCTGACAAACTCGTGCACGTCGCTCCGCATCCTCGGCACGCTCAACGGCTTcgccacggcctgcagcggcatcggccgcgccctcggccccAGCCTCACGGGCATGGCCTTCACCTGGGGCGCCGACCACGGCTACATCATCTCTGCGTACTTTTTcctcggcttcttcgccatCCTGGGCGCCATACCCGCCTTCATGattgtcgagggcgacggtcccaccgcggcgtcggcggacaACAGCGACTcagacgatggcgaggaggagactCTTGTCGACagtgcggccgccgcctttttGGACGAGTCGGCCGTGGTggacgactcggacgatgatgacatcgatgatgatgctcgAGCCACCGCCCCGCTTCTCGGAAACAAGAAACAGAAGAACACGACTACGTACCAGGCCATTAACGGCGGAAGCAGGTAG
- a CDS encoding Glutamate carboxypeptidase II (TransMembrane:1 (i29-53o)~EggNog:ENOG503NUU3~COG:O~COG:P~MEROPS:MER0015691), translating to MGKLLSSKPEKMANESTPLIQTVRVGPPRRRYPHQTCRRFCTLACTCVLIFGFISFALHAFLLWPYHYHHGHHSHHALSRHDGKSLSHEKLKSILLDTPSAKHAREWSKYYTSGPHLAGQNLSQAEWTRDKWQGWGVNSEVVAYDVYINYPVDHSLSLLSRSGKAKSWTVDFEASLTEDVLEEDPTTALDDRVPTFHGYSASGNVTAPFVYVNYGTYRDFEDLVEAGIDLKGKIAIAKYGGVFRGLKVKRAQELGMVGTLIYSDPGDDGKYTEEKGYKPYPEGPARNPSSVQRGSVQFLSVRPGDPSTPGYPSKPGAPRAPVHDSTPSIPSIPISYADAVPILKALNGHGPNATKFNKYWNRNLGLSHKGVEYNVGPSPDNVVLNLYNEQEYTTTPLWDVIGVVNGTIPNEVIVVGNHRDAWIAGGAADPNSGSAILNEVIRSVGKAVDAGWKPLRTIVFGSWDGEEYGLVGSTEWVEEFLPWITDANVAYINVDVGASGPRFHAASAPLLNKVLREATKMVPSPNQTTEGQTVGDVWDGKISTMGSGSDFTAFQDFAGVPCIDMGFKQAPDSPVYQYHSNYDSFYWMEQYGDPGFKYHEAMARVLGVLLAELSNTIVIPFGATEYADALDGYLDQVEERLHGTAAAAHEPATSDADLFALRGALIPTGREATGSSDAFEESLRTVRRSLAALRVRAAELDDRAAWANRKLDRGVPWWNIVGKIKLWLTIAKVNAQYKFLERQFLFEGGLDSRSWFKHVVFAPGLWTGYAGAVYPGLMESIDAKDYNNGLKWAGIIDRCVVKASESIK from the exons ATGGGCAAGCT CCTCTCCTCCAAGCCAGAGAAAATGGCCAACGAGTCGACGCCCCTCATCCAGACCGTCCGCGTAGGCCCTCCGCGGAGGAGATACCCGCACCAGACGTGCCGCCGCTTCTGCACCCTCGCCTGCACATGCGTCCTCATCTTTGGCTTCATCAGCTTCGCTCTCCACGCCTTCCTCCTCTGGCCCTACCATTATCATCACGGGCATCACAGCCACCACGCCTTATCCAGGCACGACGGCAAATCGCTGTCCCATGAGAAGCTCAAGTCCATCTTGCTCGATACGCCTTCGGCCAAGCACGCCAGGGAATGGAGCAAGTACTACACATCGGGACCCCACCTGGCCGGACAGAACTTGTCACAG GCCGAATGGACCAGGGACAAATGGCAGGGCTGGGGCGTCAACTCCGAGGTCGTTGCCTATGACGTCTACATCAACTACCCCGTTGACCACAGCCTGTCATTGCTATCCAGGTCTGGAAAGGCAAAGTCCTGGACCGTTGACTTCGAGGCCTCCCTGACCGAGGACGTGCTGGAGGAAGACCCAACGACGGCACTCGACGACCGAGTGCCCACCTTCCACGGCTATTCCGCGAGCGGGAACGTGACCGCACCCTTCGTCTACGTCAACTACGGTACCTACCGTGATTTCGAGGACctggtcgaggccggcatcgacctcaAGGGCAAGATTGCCATCGCCAAATATGGCGGCGTCTTTCGGGGCCTCAAAGTGAAGCGAGCGCAAGAGCTCGGCATGGTCGGCACCCTAATCTACAGCGaccccggcgacgacggcaagtaCACGGAAGAGAAAGGCTACAAGCCGTATCCAGAGGGCCCTGCTCGAAACCCAAGCAGCGTGCAGCGCGGTAGCGTGCAGTTTCTCAGCGTGCGCCCAGGTGACCC CTCAACACCTGGTTATCCGTCCAAGCCGGGTGCTCCCCGGGCACCGGTGCACGACTCCACTCCCTCTatcccctccatccccatTTCATACGCCGATGCAGTCCCTATCCTTAAGGCCCTCAATGGCCACGGCCCCAACGCAACCAAGTTCAACAAGTATTGGAACCGAAACCTCGGTCTCTCCCACAAGGGCGTCGAGTACAACGTCGGACCGTCGCCAGACAATGTCGTGCTCAACCTGTACAACGAGCAGGAGTACACCACAACCCCCCTTTGGGATGTCATCGGCGTTGTGAATGGCACCATCCCCAATGAGGTCATCGTGGTCGGAAACCACCGAGACGCTTGGATTGCCGGCGGGGCGGCCGATCCCAACAGCGGCTCCGCCATCCTCAACGAGGTGATCCGCAGCGtgggcaaggccgtcgacgcgggctGGAAACCCCTCCGCACCATCGTCTTTGGCAGCTGGGACGGCGAAGAGTACGGCCTGGTCGGAAGCACCGAGTGGGTAGAGGAGTTCTTGCCGTGGATCACGGATGCCAACGTGGCCTACATCAACGTGGACGTCGGCGCGTCGGGCCCCAGGTTCCACGCTGCGTCTGCCCCCCTGCTCAATAAGGTCCTTCGCGAGGCCACCAAGATGGTTCCCTCCCCCAACCAGACCACCGAGGGCCAGACCGTCGGAGACGTGTGGGACGGCAAGATCAGCACcatgggcagcggcagtgaCTTCACGGCCTTCCAAGACTTTGCCGGCGTCCCCTGCATCGACATGGGCTTCAAGCAGGCCCCCGATAGCCCCGTCTACCAGTACCACAGCAACTATGACAGCTTCTATTGGATGGAACAGTACGGCGACCCGGGCTTCAAGTATCacgaggccatggcgcgAGTCCTCGGCGTtctgctggccgagctgtCCAACACCATCGTCATTCCCTTCGGCGCCACCGAatacgccgacgccctcgacggctaCCTCGAtcaggtcgaggagcgcctccacgggaccgccgccgcggcgcatgAGCCCGCCAcgtccgacgccgacctcttcgcgctgcgcggcgcgcTAATCCCCACCGGCAgggaggcgacgggcagctCCGACGCCTTCGAGGAGAGCCTCCGTACGgtccgccgctcgctcgccgcgctgcgtgtccgcgccgccgagctcgacgatcGCGCCGCCTGGGCCAACCGCAAGCTCGACCGCGGCGTCCCCTGGTGGAACATTGTCGGCAAGATCAAACTCTGGCTCACCATCGCAAAGGTCAACGCCCAGTACAAGTTCTTGGAGCGCCAGTTCCTcttcgagggcggcctcgacagCCGCAGCTGGTTCAAGCACGTCGTCTTTGCGCCCGGCCTGTGGACCGGCTATGCTGGAG CCGTGTATCCCGGTCTGATGGAGAGCATCGACGCCAAGGACTACAACAATGGCCTCAAATGggccggcatcatcgaccgCTGCGTCGTCAAGGCTTCTGAGAGCATCAAGTAG
- a CDS encoding Glutamate carboxypeptidase II (TransMembrane:1 (i40-64o)~EggNog:ENOG503NUU3~COG:O~COG:P~MEROPS:MER0015691) gives MANESTPLIQTVRVGPPRRRYPHQTCRRFCTLACTCVLIFGFISFALHAFLLWPYHYHHGHHSHHALSRHDGKSLSHEKLKSILLDTPSAKHAREWSKYYTSGPHLAGQNLSQAEWTRDKWQGWGVNSEVVAYDVYINYPVDHSLSLLSRSGKAKSWTVDFEASLTEDVLEEDPTTALDDRVPTFHGYSASGNVTAPFVYVNYGTYRDFEDLVEAGIDLKGKIAIAKYGGVFRGLKVKRAQELGMVGTLIYSDPGDDGKYTEEKGYKPYPEGPARNPSSVQRGSVQFLSVRPGDPSTPGYPSKPGAPRAPVHDSTPSIPSIPISYADAVPILKALNGHGPNATKFNKYWNRNLGLSHKGVEYNVGPSPDNVVLNLYNEQEYTTTPLWDVIGVVNGTIPNEVIVVGNHRDAWIAGGAADPNSGSAILNEVIRSVGKAVDAGWKPLRTIVFGSWDGEEYGLVGSTEWVEEFLPWITDANVAYINVDVGASGPRFHAASAPLLNKVLREATKMVPSPNQTTEGQTVGDVWDGKISTMGSGSDFTAFQDFAGVPCIDMGFKQAPDSPVYQYHSNYDSFYWMEQYGDPGFKYHEAMARVLGVLLAELSNTIVIPFGATEYADALDGYLDQVEERLHGTAAAAHEPATSDADLFALRGALIPTGREATGSSDAFEESLRTVRRSLAALRVRAAELDDRAAWANRKLDRGVPWWNIVGKIKLWLTIAKVNAQYKFLERQFLFEGGLDSRSWFKHVVFAPGLWTGYAGAVYPGLMESIDAKDYNNGLKWAGIIDRCVVKASESIK, from the exons ATGGCCAACGAGTCGACGCCCCTCATCCAGACCGTCCGCGTAGGCCCTCCGCGGAGGAGATACCCGCACCAGACGTGCCGCCGCTTCTGCACCCTCGCCTGCACATGCGTCCTCATCTTTGGCTTCATCAGCTTCGCTCTCCACGCCTTCCTCCTCTGGCCCTACCATTATCATCACGGGCATCACAGCCACCACGCCTTATCCAGGCACGACGGCAAATCGCTGTCCCATGAGAAGCTCAAGTCCATCTTGCTCGATACGCCTTCGGCCAAGCACGCCAGGGAATGGAGCAAGTACTACACATCGGGACCCCACCTGGCCGGACAGAACTTGTCACAG GCCGAATGGACCAGGGACAAATGGCAGGGCTGGGGCGTCAACTCCGAGGTCGTTGCCTATGACGTCTACATCAACTACCCCGTTGACCACAGCCTGTCATTGCTATCCAGGTCTGGAAAGGCAAAGTCCTGGACCGTTGACTTCGAGGCCTCCCTGACCGAGGACGTGCTGGAGGAAGACCCAACGACGGCACTCGACGACCGAGTGCCCACCTTCCACGGCTATTCCGCGAGCGGGAACGTGACCGCACCCTTCGTCTACGTCAACTACGGTACCTACCGTGATTTCGAGGACctggtcgaggccggcatcgacctcaAGGGCAAGATTGCCATCGCCAAATATGGCGGCGTCTTTCGGGGCCTCAAAGTGAAGCGAGCGCAAGAGCTCGGCATGGTCGGCACCCTAATCTACAGCGaccccggcgacgacggcaagtaCACGGAAGAGAAAGGCTACAAGCCGTATCCAGAGGGCCCTGCTCGAAACCCAAGCAGCGTGCAGCGCGGTAGCGTGCAGTTTCTCAGCGTGCGCCCAGGTGACCC CTCAACACCTGGTTATCCGTCCAAGCCGGGTGCTCCCCGGGCACCGGTGCACGACTCCACTCCCTCTatcccctccatccccatTTCATACGCCGATGCAGTCCCTATCCTTAAGGCCCTCAATGGCCACGGCCCCAACGCAACCAAGTTCAACAAGTATTGGAACCGAAACCTCGGTCTCTCCCACAAGGGCGTCGAGTACAACGTCGGACCGTCGCCAGACAATGTCGTGCTCAACCTGTACAACGAGCAGGAGTACACCACAACCCCCCTTTGGGATGTCATCGGCGTTGTGAATGGCACCATCCCCAATGAGGTCATCGTGGTCGGAAACCACCGAGACGCTTGGATTGCCGGCGGGGCGGCCGATCCCAACAGCGGCTCCGCCATCCTCAACGAGGTGATCCGCAGCGtgggcaaggccgtcgacgcgggctGGAAACCCCTCCGCACCATCGTCTTTGGCAGCTGGGACGGCGAAGAGTACGGCCTGGTCGGAAGCACCGAGTGGGTAGAGGAGTTCTTGCCGTGGATCACGGATGCCAACGTGGCCTACATCAACGTGGACGTCGGCGCGTCGGGCCCCAGGTTCCACGCTGCGTCTGCCCCCCTGCTCAATAAGGTCCTTCGCGAGGCCACCAAGATGGTTCCCTCCCCCAACCAGACCACCGAGGGCCAGACCGTCGGAGACGTGTGGGACGGCAAGATCAGCACcatgggcagcggcagtgaCTTCACGGCCTTCCAAGACTTTGCCGGCGTCCCCTGCATCGACATGGGCTTCAAGCAGGCCCCCGATAGCCCCGTCTACCAGTACCACAGCAACTATGACAGCTTCTATTGGATGGAACAGTACGGCGACCCGGGCTTCAAGTATCacgaggccatggcgcgAGTCCTCGGCGTtctgctggccgagctgtCCAACACCATCGTCATTCCCTTCGGCGCCACCGAatacgccgacgccctcgacggctaCCTCGAtcaggtcgaggagcgcctccacgggaccgccgccgcggcgcatgAGCCCGCCAcgtccgacgccgacctcttcgcgctgcgcggcgcgcTAATCCCCACCGGCAgggaggcgacgggcagctCCGACGCCTTCGAGGAGAGCCTCCGTACGgtccgccgctcgctcgccgcgctgcgtgtccgcgccgccgagctcgacgatcGCGCCGCCTGGGCCAACCGCAAGCTCGACCGCGGCGTCCCCTGGTGGAACATTGTCGGCAAGATCAAACTCTGGCTCACCATCGCAAAGGTCAACGCCCAGTACAAGTTCTTGGAGCGCCAGTTCCTcttcgagggcggcctcgacagCCGCAGCTGGTTCAAGCACGTCGTCTTTGCGCCCGGCCTGTGGACCGGCTATGCTGGAG CCGTGTATCCCGGTCTGATGGAGAGCATCGACGCCAAGGACTACAACAATGGCCTCAAATGggccggcatcatcgaccgCTGCGTCGTCAAGGCTTCTGAGAGCATCAAGTAG
- a CDS encoding uncharacterized protein (TransMembrane:4 (i20-42o48-68i80-111o148-169i)~EggNog:ENOG503P7EB), producing MSAQRAAGREHIPNYPRGWVVLRSLQLFFCLLILGLGAYSLYLIPYAVGSAMAMFTSVITFAISIWLITAHTCQPRSFNYWAALVFDLLLYIWWLTSFSLCAVQAVGLFALKSAYCDYYDSDIYDDNYGDAYNKLCHKGSRNTIHGGVVAGMAGLGALEFLFFFISWVTDAVVIHKHRRAGLQNRPVKPGSAAAPYQVQLQPQLKTNYEAVPQQGVPFHAQETAYNPQGMYNPPTQGFPPQQASPYSNHSPYPSQSPHQAHPYAQPPPVVAPAPYNPHQGY from the exons ATGTCTGCCCAGCGCGCGGCTGGCCGGGAGCACATCCCCAACTATCCCCGGGGTTGGGTGGTCCTGCGCTCTCTTCAGCTTTTCTTCTGTCTCCTTATTCTGGGACTGGGAGCATACTCGCTCTATCTCATCCCTTATGCGGTCGGCTCTGCTATGGCCATGTTCACA TCGGTCATCACTTTTGCCATTTCCATCTGGCTCATCACTGCGCACACGTGTCAACCCAGGTCTTTCAACTACTGGGCTGCGCTTGTCTTCGACCTCCTGCTCTATATTTGGTGGCTCACCTCCTTTTCGCTGTGCGCCGTGCAGgccgtcggcctcttcgCTCTCAAGAGCGCCTACTGCGACTACTATGATAGCGACATCTACGACGACAACTACGGAGATGCCTATAACAAGCTGTGCCACAAGGGTAGCCGAAACACCATCCACGGCGGAGTTGTCGCGGGCATGGCTGGCCTTGGCGCCCTGGAATT cctcttcttcttcatttCCTGGGTcaccgatgccgtcgtcattCACAAGCACCGACGCGCGGGCCTTCAGAACAGGCCCGTTAAGCCCGGTAGTGCAGCCGCCCCCTACCAAGTTCAGCTGCAGCCTCAGCTGAAGACCAACTACGAGGCCGTGCCTCAACAAGGAGTGCCCTTCCACGCTCAGGAGACGGCCTACAACCCTCAGGGCATGTACAACCCTCCGACTCAGGGCTTTCCCCCTCAACAGGCTTCGCCGTACTCCAACCACTCCCCATACCCATCGCAGTCGCCGCACCAGGCGCACCCTTacgcccagccgccacccGTGGTGGCGCCTGCCCCTTATAACCCTCACCAGGGGTACTGA